Genomic window (Flavobacteriales bacterium):
GCCATCTAAAGGATCCATACATACCAAGTATCTACCTTCTTTAGATTTTGGACCGTCTAAAATAATGATGTCTTCATTTTCTTCTGAGGCAATAGCAGCACACTGTCCGCCAGAGTTTAGGGCAGAAATAAATGCATCGTTGGCGTAGAGATCTAATTTTTTGACCGATTCGCCTTGAATGTTATCTTCACCCGCTTCACCTAGTATGTCTACTAAACCAGCTTTATTAATTTCACGATTTACAATTTTAGCTGCTATGGATATATCATAGAGTAAGCGTGTTAAGTTACCAGTAGCTTCTGGTTTTAAAACTTGTTGTTCGGTGATAAATTCTGCTAGTGTGGTGATTTTAGCCATCTTGAATTGCTTAATTTATTCGACAAATATCGAATTTTTAAACAAATAAAATGCATTCAAAAATAATTAACTTTGCCCCCTAGATTATGGATGTAAAAATCAGAAAAGGGATAAAAGCAGATTTAGCTGCTGTTTTAGAACTCATTAAAGAACTTGCCGAGTTTGAAAAGGCGCTGGATGAGGTTAGTGTGACTTTAGAGGAATTAGAAGAAGATGGCTTTGGAAAGCATCCCTATTATTGGTTTATTGTAGCAGAACACAAAGGTCAAATTATAGGTTTGTCGTTTTATTTTATAAGATATTCGACATGGAAAGGACGCTTTTTATTTTTAGAAGACTTCGTAGTAAAGGAAGAATTTAGAGGTCAAGGAATTGGCGCTCAACTTTTTGAAGAAACCATACGAATTGCCAAGCAATCCAAGGTTAAAGGAATGGTTTGGCAAGTATTGGATTGGAATGAAGATGCTATTCGTTTTTATAAAAAGTACGATGCCTCTATACACTCAGAATGGCTAAATGGCAAACTGA
Coding sequences:
- a CDS encoding GNAT family N-acetyltransferase; translated protein: MDVKIRKGIKADLAAVLELIKELAEFEKALDEVSVTLEELEEDGFGKHPYYWFIVAEHKGQIIGLSFYFIRYSTWKGRFLFLEDFVVKEEFRGQGIGAQLFEETIRIAKQSKVKGMVWQVLDWNEDAIRFYKKYDASIHSEWLNGKLTHEQLKTFQFDEGI